One region of Edaphobacter bradus genomic DNA includes:
- a CDS encoding cupin domain-containing protein, whose translation MISKYRILAIAVILCGASLAVILAQNVASGHRDLLLQTTQSWNGKPYTHYPTGQPQLTMIKLTIAPHTALPWHTHPFPNVVYVLSGTLTLHDRDSGKTLVLHQGQALGETVDDVHRGESGDEPTVLLITYAGTPGVPTSIPAKGEKEEY comes from the coding sequence ATGATTTCCAAATACCGCATCCTTGCAATAGCCGTCATCCTCTGCGGAGCATCTTTGGCGGTCATCCTCGCTCAAAACGTTGCCAGCGGCCACCGCGATCTCCTCTTACAGACGACACAATCCTGGAACGGCAAACCTTACACACACTATCCAACCGGGCAGCCGCAACTCACAATGATCAAGCTGACCATCGCTCCACATACCGCTCTGCCATGGCACACCCATCCGTTTCCAAATGTCGTCTATGTGCTATCCGGCACTCTCACTCTGCACGACAGGGACAGCGGTAAAACTCTGGTCCTTCATCAGGGGCAAGCCCTAGGCGAGACCGTTGACGATGTACATCGGGGAGAGTCAGGTGACGAACCTACGGTACTGCTCATCACCTATGCCGGCACTCCAGGTG